The proteins below come from a single Chryseobacterium capnotolerans genomic window:
- a CDS encoding LolA family protein gives MIKNIAFGAFLLVSGFFFAQNTAMSGAEAKAFVTKVSADTKEIKTLQSDFTQTKKMDFLDKSIVTYGKMSLQTPNMLSWKYTKPYQYSIVFKSNKIYINDQGKKSSVDAKSKTFEKINKLIVGSSNGTMFNDPEFTVTYFKNGNYNVAKFVPKTSQLLKYIKQIELYFPKSQSTVSQVNMTEASGDTTNIVFKNTKINASIPASEFTL, from the coding sequence ATGATTAAAAATATTGCTTTCGGAGCATTTTTACTGGTTTCTGGTTTCTTTTTTGCCCAAAATACAGCAATGTCAGGAGCAGAAGCTAAAGCATTTGTAACCAAAGTTTCCGCAGATACCAAGGAAATCAAAACGTTGCAGAGTGACTTTACACAAACCAAGAAAATGGATTTCCTGGATAAAAGTATTGTTACGTACGGGAAAATGTCTTTGCAGACTCCCAATATGCTGAGCTGGAAATACACCAAACCTTATCAGTACAGTATTGTTTTTAAAAGCAATAAGATCTACATCAATGATCAGGGGAAAAAATCTTCTGTAGATGCGAAAAGCAAAACTTTTGAAAAGATCAATAAACTTATTGTGGGAAGCTCAAACGGAACCATGTTCAATGATCCTGAGTTTACGGTCACTTATTTCAAAAACGGAAATTACAATGTGGCGAAATTCGTCCCTAAGACTTCTCAACTTCTGAAATACATTAAGCAGATTGAACTCTACTTCCCTAAAAGCCAGTCTACGGTTTCTCAGGTGAATATGACCGAAGCTTCGGGAGATACTACTAATATTGTTTTCAAAAATACAAAGATCAATGCTTCAATTCCTGCGTCAGAATTTACTTTATAG